In a single window of the Dreissena polymorpha isolate Duluth1 chromosome 3, UMN_Dpol_1.0, whole genome shotgun sequence genome:
- the LOC127874905 gene encoding adhesion G protein-coupled receptor E5-like: MIVKRSVFRVMKIEGNGPDWAKQSKDNIEVECRDGGNLQYSGSLFRNLSAIMTGRTEDKRTTKQINGPVLSFKKLATNQMNDLKTESVKIVFQIFNSSLDYPICSYWKKDEHGSNGQWLGDGCWLEDFNRSSGLVTCACSHLTNFAVLMSPSVTVSKIHHQALSAITVVGCTLSMTGLVATAIAYLYFWRLVKSDRATLLIHLCVTLFVAYLVFLIGIQRTEYTVTCTSIAVVLHYVYLVAFFIMLAEGGVISLMVLRPLGKKDVVSFFLGASYGIPLIIVGISIGVTQFRGYGNERFCWLTVETGLFWAFAGPVLAIVAANMVITVLVLKQLFGVSAMAKRKDVEKIKTGVRSVCILLPVLGLTWVFGIFAVNRDTIFFQYLFAIFNSLQGFLIFIVQCVFDRKVCDAFRQARIRIPLFTTTTDVRTVETEMKSTQKSSSHKGSASTSGE, encoded by the exons ATGATTGTAAAACGGTCAGTTTTCCGGGTGATGAAAATAGAGGGAAACGGTCCAGATTGGGCAAAACAAAGTAAAGACAATATAGAGGTCGAGTGTAGAGacg GAGGGAATCTTCAGTACAGTGGCTCTCTATTCCGTAACCTTTCTGCCATAATGACTGGGAGAACAGAAGACAAACG GACGACTAAACAGATCAATGGACCTGTCTTATCTTTTAAAAAGCTTGCAACAAATCAGATGAACGATCTTAAAACAGAAAGTGTGAAGATAGTCTTCCAGATATTCAAT agTTCCTTAGACTATCCGATCTGCTCTTACTGGAAGAAAGATGAGCATGG CTCAAATGGCCAGTGGTTAGGGGACGGATGTTGGCTAGAAGATTTTAATCGGTCATCTGGACTTGTGACATGCGCATGCTCACATCTCACGAACTTTGCAGTCCTAATGAGTCCATCGGTTACTGTTAGCAAG ATTCACCACCAGGCGCTGAGTGCAATCACAGTGGTCGGTTGCACACTCTCAATGACTGGTCTGGTTGCCACAGCAATCGCGTATCTCTACTTCTGGAG ATTGGTAAAGTCAGACCGCGCCACACTGTTGATACATCTGTGTGTCACACTATTCGTTGCCTATCTGGTGTTTTTAATAGGAATACAGCGCACAGAATACACG GTAACGTGTACCTCGATTGCCGTCGTTCTTCATTACGTGTATCTCGTGGCCTTCTTCATTATGCTAGCAGAGGGCGGTGTCATTTCATTGATGGTGCTTCGGCCACTTGGCAAAAAGGACGTTGTTAGTTTCTTTTTGGGTGCCTCTTACG gCATACCACTTATTATTGTTGGAATATCAATTGGCGTGACGCAGTTCAGAGGTTACGGAAACGAACGTTT CTGTTGGTTGACGGTTGAAACAGGTCTCTTTTGGGCCTTTGCGGGACCAGTCTTGGCGATTGTCGCA GCGAACATGGTTATTACGGTACTAGTTTTAAAGCAGCTATTTGGAGTATCCGCAATGGCAAAGAGGAAAGATGTCGAGAAAATAAA GACCGGCGTCAGAAGCGTGTGCATCCTTCTGCCCGTACTGGGACTCACCTGGGTGTTTGGCATCTTCGCCGTCAACAGGGACACCATCTTCTTCCAGTACCTGTTCGCCATCTTCAACAGCTTGCAG GGATTCCTGATATTTATAGTGCAGTGTGTGTTTGACAGAAAG GTATGCGATGCTTTCCGCCAGGCACGTATTCGTATTCCGCTGTTCACAACAACAACTGACGTTCGCACAGTCGAAACGGAAATGAAATCCACACAG aaatcttCATCTCACAAGGGCAGCGCTTCAACGTCAGGCGAGTGA